A window from Pangasianodon hypophthalmus isolate fPanHyp1 chromosome 4, fPanHyp1.pri, whole genome shotgun sequence encodes these proteins:
- the selenot1a gene encoding thioredoxin reductase-like selenoprotein T1a → MRWFPLSVLILMACSLYRAGGHNNGVRKTKMQFAAGPLLKFQICISUGYKRVFEEYTQVLSQRYPDIRIEGENYLPLPIYRHIASFLSIFKLFLIGLIVVGKDPFTFFGMEPPRLWTWSQENKIYACMMVFFFSNMLENQCMSTGAFEITFNDVPVWSKLESGHLPSMQQLVQILENEMKMNMPMDRLPQYHS, encoded by the exons ATGCGCTGGTTTCCGCTCTCCGTGTTAATATTAATGGCCTGCTCGCTTTATCGCGCCGGTGGCCATAACAACGGAGTCAGGAAAACGAAAATGCAGTTTGCAGCCGGTCCTCTTCTTAAATTTCAAATCTG TATCTCCTGAGGCTACAAGCGGGTGTTTGAGGAGTACACGCAGGTCTTGTCCCAGCGGTACCCAGACATCCGCATCGAGGGGGAGAACTATCTCCCGCTGCCTATTTACAG GCACATTGCTTCCTTTCTATCCATTTTCAAACTGTTCCTGATTGGGCTGATCGTCGTAGGCAAGGACCCGTTCACGTTTTTCGGCATGGAGCCGCCAAGACTTTGGACTTGGAGTCAAGAGAATAAG ATCTATGCCTGCATGATGGTGTTCTTCTTCAGCAATATGCTCGAAAATCAGTGCATGTCGACCGGGGCTTTTGAAATCACATTCAACG ATGTTCCCGTGTGGTCCAAGCTGGAGTCAGGACACCTTCCCTCCATGCAGCAGCTGGTGCAGATCCTGGAGAACGAGATGAAGATGAACATGCCCATGGACAGACTTCCACAATATCACTCTTAA
- the LOC117597168 gene encoding stress-associated endoplasmic reticulum protein 1-like, whose protein sequence is MVAKQRIRMANEKHSKNITQRGNVKSTKNNTDDKVSVGPWLLALFIFVVCGSAIFQIIQSIRMGM, encoded by the exons ATGGTGGCAAAGCAGAGAATCCGCATGGCCAACGAGAAGCACAGCAAAAACATCACGCAGCGAGGCAACGTCAAATCAACG AAAAATAACACGGATGACAAAGTCTCAGTGGGACCATGGCTCCTGGCGCTCTTTATCTTTGTCGTGTGTGGGTCAG CCATATTCCAGATCATCCAGAGCATCCGAATGGGAATGTAA